The following coding sequences lie in one Tenuifilum sp. 4138str genomic window:
- a CDS encoding N-acetylmuramoyl-L-alanine amidase — protein sequence MRQKLQYLVIHCTDTPAGRPITSQMIRYWHTVERGWKQVGYTDMVHIDGRIERLAENNDDEWVDPWEITNGVKGVNAMSRHIVYVGGKGGDTRTTAQKGAMLAYIKEVIRQCPDVQVAGHYQFDRNKTCPSFDVPKWLIACGIPTKNIYRP from the coding sequence ATGAGGCAGAAGCTCCAATACCTGGTAATACACTGTACCGATACACCGGCTGGCAGGCCTATAACCTCGCAGATGATACGTTACTGGCATACTGTTGAGCGCGGCTGGAAGCAGGTGGGCTATACCGATATGGTGCACATTGACGGACGCATTGAGCGGCTTGCTGAGAATAACGATGACGAATGGGTTGATCCGTGGGAGATAACCAATGGTGTTAAGGGTGTCAACGCTATGAGCAGGCATATTGTGTACGTCGGGGGCAAGGGAGGCGACACCCGAACTACTGCGCAAAAGGGCGCAATGCTGGCATATATAAAAGAGGTAATCAGGCAGTGCCCCGACGTTCAGGTTGCCGGGCACTACCAGTTCGACAGAAATAAAACCTGTCCATCGTTTGATGTACCCAAATGGCTTATAGCTTGCGGAATTCCAACCAAAAACATCTATCGGCCATGA
- a CDS encoding phage capsid protein, protein MAIQKEIWLNDIVANLFDSNPHLGFAVNADEFVLQGKVVHIPNAGSKPSVKRNRSSLPASVTQRGDADITFALDEFTTDPILIPNADDYELSYDKRASVIGEQSEALSELVGTWMFRYWAPATAENIIRTTGDAVAAHVGTGNRKKLTVADVKRAKLLLDRMGVPADGRVIALDADLYDQFTDELTASQYRDFSQAYDASRGVVGQLFGFTFLAPRTSVLIYTNDATPAPVDPGSTIQDSYNAGGLIWHRNSVIRAMGDHEFFENEKDPSYYGSIYSALVRAGGRIRRNDAKGVIALVQAATT, encoded by the coding sequence ATGGCTATACAGAAAGAGATTTGGCTCAACGATATTGTAGCCAACCTATTTGACAGCAACCCCCATTTGGGTTTTGCAGTAAATGCCGATGAGTTTGTCCTCCAGGGCAAGGTGGTGCATATCCCTAACGCCGGGTCCAAACCCAGTGTGAAAAGGAATCGCTCATCGTTGCCTGCATCGGTGACACAGCGTGGTGATGCAGACATCACCTTTGCGCTGGATGAGTTCACCACCGATCCTATACTCATCCCCAATGCGGATGATTACGAGCTTAGCTACGACAAGCGTGCCAGTGTGATTGGCGAGCAGAGCGAGGCGCTAAGCGAGCTTGTTGGAACGTGGATGTTCCGCTACTGGGCACCAGCTACGGCAGAAAACATTATCAGGACAACCGGAGATGCGGTAGCGGCTCATGTGGGTACCGGCAACCGCAAGAAGCTAACCGTTGCCGATGTTAAAAGGGCCAAGCTCCTGCTTGACCGTATGGGAGTGCCAGCCGATGGTAGGGTCATCGCCCTTGACGCCGACCTGTACGACCAGTTCACCGATGAGCTAACCGCATCGCAGTACCGCGATTTCTCGCAGGCTTACGATGCATCAAGGGGTGTTGTGGGGCAGCTCTTTGGCTTCACCTTCCTGGCTCCTCGCACATCGGTGCTCATATACACCAACGATGCCACCCCTGCGCCCGTTGATCCAGGGTCTACCATTCAGGACAGCTACAATGCCGGCGGCCTAATTTGGCATCGAAACTCGGTAATCAGGGCAATGGGAGATCACGAGTTCTTTGAAAACGAGAAGGATCCATCCTACTATGGCAGTATCTACAGCGCACTGGTAAGGGCAGGCGGAAGAATTCGCCGCAACGATGCCAAGGGTGTAATTGCTCTTGTTCAGGCAGCCACCACCTAG
- a CDS encoding helix-turn-helix domain-containing protein — MKADQRKELAKLLYVNEQLTQREIAQRVGVSEKTFSRWVNEGQWRKLRQSLLVTKEEQLRRIYDQIDELNTAIASREPGQRYANTRDADTLSKLTSAAKNLESEASISDIVSVAKRFLNWLRPLDIDKAKELSSLIDAFIKDQLKR, encoded by the coding sequence ATGAAGGCGGATCAACGTAAGGAATTGGCAAAGCTGCTGTATGTGAACGAGCAGCTAACACAACGCGAAATAGCCCAACGGGTTGGCGTTTCCGAGAAAACGTTCTCGCGCTGGGTTAATGAGGGGCAATGGCGTAAGCTGCGCCAGAGCTTACTGGTTACCAAGGAGGAGCAGCTCAGACGCATTTACGATCAGATAGATGAGCTTAATACTGCGATAGCATCGCGCGAGCCGGGTCAGCGCTATGCCAACACGAGGGATGCAGATACCCTGAGCAAGCTAACGTCGGCAGCCAAGAATCTTGAATCGGAGGCTAGCATCTCCGATATTGTGTCGGTGGCAAAGCGCTTTCTGAACTGGCTAAGACCCCTTGACATTGATAAGGCCAAGGAGCTATCATCGCTAATTGATGCATTTATTAAGGATCAACTTAAACGCTAG
- a CDS encoding phage protein Gp36 family protein: MFITKSELSSHMHIETVDVITGSDDAIVDAAIDAAISEAKGYLTEFDTEHIFGATGGDRHPLLVTFVKDIAVWHLVVLSNYNADIELREKRYNRAIDWLKSVQKGLVVPDLPRPADDVPKTIIHGSNPKRTQHF, translated from the coding sequence ATGTTCATAACAAAGTCAGAGCTTAGTAGCCACATGCATATCGAAACGGTTGATGTAATCACCGGTAGCGATGATGCCATTGTTGATGCGGCCATAGATGCCGCTATCAGCGAGGCTAAGGGATACCTTACCGAATTTGACACGGAACATATATTTGGTGCTACCGGGGGCGACCGGCATCCCCTACTGGTGACATTCGTCAAGGATATTGCCGTTTGGCACCTTGTGGTCCTTAGCAACTACAATGCGGATATTGAGCTGCGCGAGAAGCGCTACAACAGGGCAATCGACTGGCTTAAATCTGTTCAGAAGGGTTTGGTGGTTCCCGACCTTCCTCGCCCCGCAGATGATGTGCCAAAAACAATAATTCATGGAAGTAATCCTAAACGAACCCAACACTTTTAG
- a CDS encoding phage portal protein family protein has protein sequence MATRKERKQLVVNSIVIKPNSRGVLDVGQWRMALKQADRGKRAKLYDLYDDIMLDPVLGNAIEKRIMAITNADLVFKGKNEQSVPELDDLIDSPAFEYLLKEVMLSIFYGKSVIELDFSNGFNAYSIPRQHINTVNGVITPNPGDTTGIPYTNDDFLLDVGRNDNLGLLLRAAPLAIYKRGGFGDWSQFVELFGMPRRIGKYSSHDEESRKLLEEALEAAGSASWMVIPKETEVETHEASASHSSSSIYNEFRQACNEELLITILGQTMTTQNGSSRSQSETHKEVEESINKADRRFVQRVLNTQLLPRLAKRGYPVDGGYFYFAEAGESLSLKDQLDMDVRLVNELGIALDDDYFYETYGRPKPKSTKKPVAGVTDQADSTENWWTRLVRFFVGAPETGAIHNRQICRDCGGTHHINLADIGEFDTDALLHRIANGDSPYFDAELFRYTSDALIRALHAGFATQNFADFEYGFEPDALKTAMETNLYHFSAAKTLKEVQVLNQLFRDSSGFDDFRKRAESVTNVFNRTWLRTEFDTAYHVAESSATYYRLLANVELFPFWEYRTIGDDKVREEHARLHGTVFPVFERGSSVWDNIYPPNGWNCRCYVVPRMKHEVSREQIDASRKRLNVFLKSTEWQRNVKQGFGINRAKEGLVFSANQSYINKYYGNESKYLNKIYYLDYGLEPAAGIVATQANVLMPYNGSAVDWANMHRVNTSITLYDFRNRAVTIEDDNFNFHTTRKKSNRTLLLNALEEAIKTPDEVWINDYNARANKFDNYILIKYYKDTVFVAVSQLIAGKLMLKSWFTLNSLDLENIYRRGLLIKK, from the coding sequence ATGGCAACCCGAAAAGAAAGGAAACAGCTGGTGGTGAACTCCATCGTTATTAAGCCAAATAGCCGCGGCGTGCTCGACGTGGGGCAGTGGCGCATGGCGCTAAAGCAAGCCGATAGGGGGAAACGGGCTAAGCTGTACGACCTGTACGATGATATAATGCTCGATCCGGTGCTCGGCAACGCAATTGAAAAGCGCATTATGGCCATTACCAACGCCGATCTGGTTTTTAAGGGGAAAAACGAGCAGAGCGTTCCGGAGCTTGACGACCTTATTGACTCGCCCGCCTTTGAATACCTTCTCAAGGAGGTCATGCTCTCCATTTTCTACGGGAAATCTGTCATAGAGCTCGATTTTAGCAATGGATTCAATGCGTATAGCATACCCCGTCAGCATATAAACACCGTAAATGGTGTTATTACACCAAACCCGGGTGACACGACGGGCATCCCCTACACCAACGATGATTTCCTACTCGACGTGGGGCGTAACGATAACCTGGGGCTGCTCCTGAGGGCAGCACCGCTTGCCATTTACAAGCGTGGGGGCTTTGGCGACTGGAGCCAGTTTGTGGAGCTGTTCGGAATGCCCCGCCGCATAGGCAAGTACAGCAGCCACGACGAGGAGTCACGCAAGCTACTTGAAGAGGCCCTTGAGGCAGCCGGTAGCGCATCGTGGATGGTTATCCCGAAGGAAACTGAAGTGGAGACACACGAGGCATCAGCATCGCATTCAAGCTCATCCATCTACAACGAGTTTCGCCAGGCATGCAACGAGGAGCTGCTTATTACAATATTAGGTCAGACAATGACCACACAAAACGGCAGCTCACGTTCACAGAGCGAAACGCATAAGGAGGTGGAGGAGTCCATCAATAAGGCCGACCGCCGCTTTGTGCAGCGTGTGCTTAACACCCAGCTATTGCCTCGTCTGGCCAAACGTGGCTACCCGGTTGACGGTGGCTACTTCTACTTTGCCGAGGCTGGCGAGAGCCTAAGCCTCAAGGATCAGCTCGATATGGACGTGCGGCTGGTTAACGAGCTGGGGATAGCCCTCGACGATGACTACTTCTATGAGACTTACGGCAGGCCTAAGCCAAAATCGACCAAAAAACCTGTGGCTGGCGTAACGGATCAGGCCGACTCAACGGAGAACTGGTGGACGCGTTTGGTACGTTTTTTCGTGGGAGCCCCCGAAACGGGGGCAATTCACAACCGTCAAATCTGCCGGGATTGTGGTGGCACCCACCATATTAACCTTGCCGATATTGGCGAGTTTGATACCGATGCGCTTCTGCATCGTATAGCCAATGGTGATAGCCCTTATTTCGATGCGGAGCTCTTTCGCTACACCTCGGACGCCCTTATTCGGGCACTCCATGCTGGCTTTGCTACCCAAAACTTTGCCGATTTTGAGTACGGCTTTGAGCCAGACGCACTAAAAACGGCCATGGAAACCAACCTCTACCATTTTAGCGCCGCTAAAACGCTAAAGGAGGTGCAGGTTCTAAACCAGCTATTCAGGGATTCGTCTGGCTTTGATGATTTCCGCAAGCGTGCCGAAAGCGTTACAAACGTGTTTAACCGTACCTGGCTCAGAACCGAGTTCGATACGGCATATCATGTTGCCGAATCAAGCGCAACCTACTACCGTTTACTTGCTAATGTCGAATTATTTCCATTCTGGGAGTACCGTACCATTGGTGATGATAAGGTCAGGGAGGAACATGCCAGGTTACATGGTACAGTGTTCCCTGTCTTTGAGAGAGGGTCATCGGTATGGGATAATATCTACCCGCCAAATGGGTGGAACTGTCGTTGCTACGTAGTTCCCAGAATGAAGCATGAGGTAAGCAGAGAACAGATTGATGCGAGCCGCAAGCGCCTGAATGTATTTTTAAAATCAACAGAATGGCAGCGTAACGTTAAACAGGGGTTTGGCATTAACAGAGCAAAAGAAGGTTTAGTTTTCTCCGCCAATCAATCGTATATAAACAAATATTATGGTAATGAAAGCAAGTATCTAAATAAAATATATTACTTAGATTATGGACTTGAGCCAGCCGCCGGGATTGTTGCCACGCAAGCTAATGTATTAATGCCCTACAACGGTTCTGCTGTTGATTGGGCTAATATGCATCGGGTTAATACCTCAATTACCCTTTACGATTTTAGAAATCGTGCAGTAACTATTGAAGATGATAATTTCAATTTCCATACCACCAGGAAAAAATCGAATAGGACACTATTGCTTAATGCACTTGAGGAAGCGATAAAAACCCCTGATGAGGTCTGGATTAACGATTATAATGCAAGAGCAAACAAATTTGATAATTATATTCTAATAAAGTATTACAAGGATACCGTATTTGTAGCAGTAAGTCAGCTTATCGCCGGGAAATTAATGCTTAAATCATGGTTCACGTTGAATTCACTCGACCTGGAAAATATCTACAGACGGGGCCTGCTAATAAAAAAGTAG
- a CDS encoding phage virion morphogenesis protein — translation MATFNDLYKFFDRLDQNFLQVVVPRIIAEKATEFYKQRFTVKADVNNRPWPPAKNPPTRGSLLVRSGNLMASVRPSRVTPQRVVISAGSQQVPYAAVHNEGATLTVPVTRDMRKFAWAMKYKTGDDRWKGLALTKKRYLRINIPKRQFMGHSIVLRKLLIDSIRAAYSNFIKH, via the coding sequence ATGGCAACATTCAACGATTTATATAAATTTTTCGACCGGCTCGACCAGAATTTTTTACAGGTTGTGGTACCCCGCATTATTGCCGAAAAGGCAACGGAGTTCTACAAGCAGCGCTTCACGGTTAAGGCCGATGTAAATAATCGTCCCTGGCCACCGGCAAAGAATCCCCCTACCCGCGGATCGTTGCTGGTGCGCAGCGGCAACCTAATGGCGAGCGTTAGGCCCTCAAGGGTTACGCCACAACGTGTGGTTATATCGGCAGGTAGCCAGCAGGTACCCTATGCAGCTGTGCACAATGAGGGGGCTACCCTTACTGTGCCGGTAACCAGAGACATGCGCAAGTTCGCATGGGCCATGAAGTATAAAACCGGCGACGACCGCTGGAAAGGGCTTGCGCTAACAAAGAAAAGGTACCTGAGAATTAACATCCCCAAGCGGCAATTCATGGGACATTCAATAGTGCTAAGAAAGCTGCTTATCGATTCAATCAGGGCGGCCTATTCGAATTTCATCAAACATTAA
- a CDS encoding DUF3164 family protein: MELDIKNLTDEQRRILKAQLEAEEKAQKEKERRERETYEQLKDAQVRVTFRELQNISSMLEHAKLKVFRDFEAILAMKKELFGLTEDRMLEQESHTFTTSDGSMSIIIGHNVIDSWDETVSVGIQKVNQWLTRLARDEESAVLVGLIRDLLKPNKDGVLKANRILDLSKKASELGDPELIEAVELIRDAYRPTRTSTYVKARYVDEYGRKQWLALSMSAV, encoded by the coding sequence ATGGAACTTGACATTAAGAATCTAACCGATGAGCAGCGCCGGATATTAAAGGCGCAGCTGGAAGCAGAGGAAAAAGCCCAAAAGGAAAAGGAGCGCCGCGAGCGCGAGACCTATGAGCAGCTAAAGGATGCCCAGGTTAGGGTAACCTTTAGGGAGCTGCAGAATATAAGCAGCATGCTGGAGCATGCCAAGCTGAAGGTGTTTAGGGATTTTGAGGCCATACTGGCCATGAAAAAGGAGCTGTTTGGCCTCACGGAAGACAGGATGCTGGAGCAGGAGAGCCATACATTTACAACAAGCGATGGCAGTATGAGCATAATCATTGGGCACAACGTCATCGATAGCTGGGATGAGACCGTATCGGTGGGCATCCAAAAGGTAAACCAGTGGCTTACCAGGTTGGCCAGGGATGAGGAGAGCGCAGTGCTGGTTGGGTTAATACGCGACCTATTAAAGCCAAACAAGGACGGGGTGCTAAAGGCCAACCGGATACTCGACCTGAGCAAAAAGGCCAGCGAACTAGGCGACCCGGAGCTTATTGAGGCCGTTGAGCTCATACGTGACGCCTACCGCCCCACGCGCACCAGCACCTACGTAAAGGCGCGGTACGTTGATGAGTATGGGCGCAAGCAGTGGCTGGCCCTTAGCATGAGTGCTGTATAA